Sequence from the Rutidosis leptorrhynchoides isolate AG116_Rl617_1_P2 chromosome 3, CSIRO_AGI_Rlap_v1, whole genome shotgun sequence genome:
atacaattattattattattattattattattattattattattattattggtattattattattattatcattattaatatatatatatatatatatatatatatatatcattatttaaaaatggctattgttattattattattattattactaaattatcattaagataattattagtattatcgttaataatgttatagtaactatcattattaatattagtgtaattaaaataaatatctgtaacacctaattattttgattactattattatcattattacgaacacgatataaaagacgattaaaagctattaaacgaaacgattaggaaataatgggtaagagtatcatgatgaaattaaaatattataagatattgatttagataaaattatcgttcttattatttttatcattactattattattaaaattatcgctagtattaaaactatcattttaacaaaaattatcattttaatagaaatgtcattgttactataaaatatcattaatattattattattttaaatagaattattattttaaagataatattaaaaattatcgtaaatattaaagttatcataattagaattatcgttttatcataatgtcatcttagtaattataaatattgatatttttataataataattattattacaaaataatacaactttacttactatcattatagatattattttatcaaataaatatttgatacaaacatattttactacatgtaataacttactttaataatacctatcatattatctttataatattaaatgaaccctataaattttattacttaatatatataaaagtatattttattatataaatataatataaaattttatttattaataaataaattatattatttactctaataaatcttttaaaaatatttaaaattataaaacgacgatatttaaactatatattaatcatgtatagatttttggaaattattttgagttaaatttacttttgttgacttttgcatattagtctcgagcattaggattgtggtacactatgacttgacctaatttgttagacaaatattgaccaacacataaatatatataattaatttaggttcgtgaatccgaggccaaccttgcacttgttcaatgacgttatatgtatttttactacgaaatacagtatggtgagtttcatttgcctttttacccttttatattttggggctgagaatacatgcaaatgctttattaactattttacaatatttacatgcgtgagttccttttgattcccttttactcattacatttttgggctgagaatacatgcaaatgctttattaactgttttataatatttatatgcgtgagtttcatttacctttttaccctttatatttttgggactgagaatacatgcgcttttataaatgtttgacgaaatagacacaagtaattgaaactacattctatggttgaattatcgaaattgaatatgcccctttttattaaagtctggtaatctaagaattagggaacagacaccctaattgacgcgaatcctaaagatagatctattgagcctaacaaaccccatccaaagtaccggatgctttagtacttcgaaattatatcatgtccgaaggaggatcccggaatgataggggatattcttatatgtatctagttaatgtcggttaccaggtgttcaccatatgaatgattattttttatctctatgcatgggacgtatatttatgagaactggaaatgaaattcttgtggtctattaaaatgatggaaataaattattatgataaactaatgaactcaccaaccttttggttgacactttaaagcatgtttattctcaggtgttaaagaaatcttccgctgtgcatttgctcattttaaagatattacttggagtctttcatagcatatttcgaagaacgttgcattcgagtcattgagttcatcaaagattattattaaatcaatttatagttggatagtggatattatgaaatggtatgcatgtctgtcaatttttgatgtaaagaaagattgtcttttaaaaacgaatgcaatgtttgtaaaatgtatcatatagaggtcaaatacctcgcaatgtaatcaactattgtgaatcgtttataatgtatatgaacgggtcctttcaggtacacgtcgcgtaacgtaaatggctagttttctaaacgtacgaaagtgcgttcgaaaaaccgaaagtggtacacgagtcgagtatcaacttacgagtcaacggacctaaaattacaagtcaactatgtacatgaatataatataatatatatataattaatataaattatatatattatatatatataataatatgtcgacaaacaagaaaacaaaaaaattgttagctggattttggggccatacgACCGCatgaaaaataggcataaaacccatgcgatcgcatggcagtcagaattcagaaacattctataaattggccagtttgctcaacacattcacacacatattaatatatatattactccgtattatattttatatttattatttatatttattatttatattattattattattaagattaatattattattaatcttatagttaggagtattattattagtattattatacataaaatactacgacgaggtcatgagcgaattattttcaaaacaagcttttcgagcgagatagagctaaggaaattatgggttataactatggaggttatgggtattgcttgggggttatgatcatgagtcaaaggtcaacctagcgtttatcattttcgttgcgtctacgtactttcctacaatattgaatcacaatattgatacgtaagcatttatatcttatctattatatattaatagtgtattcctgagtagtgctcgagtatataggattatgcatgctagtacgattaattttgtcgttaaatagtttatgatagatcacgaatttaatatatatattactgatataaggtatatggtatgcatgtttttggaaagctgacgaaaaatcaataacttttcatttagagatcgcgtaatttcgatgaacgaattaaaagatgtggtcaactgaattatgattgacgttaattgaaattgcttttgtgtATAAGAttgataagattgataaattggatttttgaatactactagccgagtaaatgaattcttatgtaaggcacgtctcgttttgttgaactattgtcaaaattgactttttgaaacgactttggataaattttgtatgtcaatctcgagcattaggattgtgatacactatgacctgacctagcttaatagacatttattgaccaacatatgttctctaggttgagatctacggttatttggtaatccgagtttcagtcacattttggtgaacgactttatatgctgctaaagtgagtttcatttgctccctttttaattgcttttgcaatctatatttttgggctgagaatacatgcaatttattttaaatgcaatggatacaagtacatactaaattctacactgagtttaaaccgaaaatcccttagctttggtaactagtaactgccagttataagaactggtgggcgcgagtagtagtatatggatccatagggcttgatatccccgtccgagctagagcgctagccttttaacggacgtatgctatttgagaagcgtacacattggtttgcgtgtattattaagatgattatacaaagggtataaaatatatatacgttaagtttagttaccagggtgctcaatttcgtagaatattttgataaacgtttctggatgaaacaactgaaatcttgtgatccacctttatatacagattatgcgcaacattaaaactatgaactcaacaacctttgtgttgacacttttaagcatgtttattctcaggttcctagaagtctttcgctgtttgcttatatgatatacaagatatgtgcatcgagtcatacatgctttattcgagaaaacgttgcattcacaaatcatcaccatctatcttattttgactgcattatcaacggaagtattattgtaaactattatattacggtgattgtttatatgtagaaatcatcagatgtcgaaaacctttgatttaaatattcatttatggtgtgccttttcaaaagaatgcaatgtttataaaacgtatcatatagaggtcaaatacatcgcaatgaaatcgatgaatgacgtgttcatccatatggatttggagcgatcgtcacaaaaccCTATCAGCTTCAATGATCATGATTAATCTGTAAAGCTTTCTAGTTTGTATTTGTAGTCAACTTCTTTCAATTCTTGGTTCTATTTCGTGTAAATTAGCATAGCTTCTTGAGCTACACTTATGTGTGGGTACTTGTATcaagtttataataataaaagtttggGATTATCATTAAAATGCCCATTTTTACTTCCTTTTTTGACTCAGAgctcattaaaaaaaaaattgacaatTTGCCCGCTCAAGGCGCAAGGGCCAtgtttgcgaccttgcttcccggtggacgcaaggtgcctcttgcgaccttgcttcccggggacgcaaggacgcaaggtgcctcttgctcctgcCTGATATCATGATCAATGCTGTTTTCtttcagacatttcatcaaacaccttacgtgCGTCTTTTGTGATACGGACCATTAACCATCACAGCCCATATATATGTACGATATGATATTTTCAGCTTTATTGCTTTACTATTTGTGTATTagaataaataaaattaatattacgtTTGATTGGTACTCCGTATtcgatactgatattgatattattgtGAATatcttttttctttcttcttttttcaAATAAAAGTGTTGCAAAATGGTTAGGAAACTGCATTATATATTTGACTCTTGATGAGGCTGTGTACCTCGTGGATGTCAGGTGCGTAATGGACCAATTGATCAATTCACAATAAAATAGAATATGACTCACAATAAAACACTTTACATGCATCTTTCAAACATATCGTACATATAAAAATGGTAGCAAAAAACCGTATCACGCAAGATGcacgtaaggtgtttgatgaaatgtctgaaaGAAAACATTAATCGTGATATCAggcgggagcaagaggcaccttgcatccttgcgtccccgggaagcaatgtcgcaagaggcaccttgcgtccttgcgtccaccgAGAAGCAAGGTCGCAAACATGgtcttgcgccttgcgcgggcaaattGTCAACTTTTTTTTTAATGGGCTCTGAGTCAAAAAAGGGAGAAAAAATGGGCATTTTAGTGATAATTCCTAAAAGTTTTATGCttttaaaaaacaaaaaacaaaatggAAATGTGTTCTTCATTTTAGTTTTTCCTTTGAATTTATTATAAAGAACTGAAAATATATACCACTCAATTAAAAATTCAAAAACAACCACAACGCTTCTAGCCGAGTGGCATCCATATTCCTTATGTTTGGGGCTAGGCTTGAGGTCAAGAGTTCGAGTCTCGCTCAGCTCACCCTCATAATTTATCTATTTGAAATTTTGAGCTCCAGATTGACACTGGGGGGTTTTCtccctagggatggcaatgggcgaaaCAAAACctgtgacccgcgggtacccgtaCCCGTGAGGGCGGGTAGTTACGAAAAAATGTACCCACGGGCACGGGTCGGGTAAAATTTTGTACCCATTGGCGGgtcgcgggcgggtcgcgggtaaaAGCCGACCCGTCAATCTGCGATGCTCGTTTGAGCTACCTGCGGGTGGACCCGTTTACCCGTTTACCCGcatatatatacttaattatataatatataatttaattttttttaatgtattttcataattattcaccCCCGAGTAGCGAGTATCTGTGATTTAATATTAGTTAAACTGCACATTTTGTAAACTCGCGGGTCGCGGGTACGGGCACAACATGTTACCCGTTGGCGGGTAAACGGGTACCCGCGGGCAAAGAAAATTCTTAACAGGCGGGTCGCGGTTATTAAGTATATGTGCCCGTAACCCGCGGGTGTTATCCCTATTTCTTCCGAATACATTCAGGATTTGAACCCAGTCCGTCGACCtcccaaaaaaaaattattttaattataacAAAAGACACATAATCAGTCCACCTAAACTTTATAATCGATTGCCTTTTTAAAAGGTAATCCACTCCTTTAATTGCATCGATTTTGAGTTTGTAATCCTTTTTGGGCATACATTTATCAATGATACTTTTAATGGAAAATTTGATAACTTCCATTACTTTTCTGGGCTATTTGCCCTATATTTAATGGATCACAAATTAGATTGTTTTATAGTAAGTTATGAGCGGTCAAATACAAAAGAAAGTTAAAATCAACGAAAACGTTAAAATTGAATGTTTTTTAGGCCGAATTTCGAAAAAATATTCAGGACAAACTGCGTTTGGTTAACTGGGATCTCGTTTAATTAAGATAACAATGAAAGTCAAGATAGAAATGTGGTTTTAATGTTGTTTATGGCTTCAAGTATGCAACATATTCGATTTTTGATGGTTTAATTGAGTGACAATTCGATTTTTGAGTGACAAGTGGAAGTTTGTTTATATTTGTAATATGTATGTTGTACAGTTGTTAGAATTCGTTAAATGTTGTAACACTTTGGTTGTATTCATTTGAAACTTTCAACATTTTTATGAGAATTTTTTTCACATTTTTATATAATTCTTATTTTTCTACTGTAATCTATACTTTCTAttaaaatactaaaataatgatatcaTCCTAACTCTATTTTAACCTATCATTTGACACATGTTATCTTCACAATAATCATGGTGATgtcattaatattttaataatttatataaataaataaaataatttaggAAATGATTATTACCATAATTGAAATCATCTCCACAATAATCATGGTGATgtcattaatattttaataatttatataaataaataaaacaatttaGGAAATGATTATTACCATAATTGAAAAAACAagcttttaaatctatcatttttttcttaaaatattaaaatttaattttataatgTGACTTACACTCCATGAGTTATAAtcccttgaatccaataatttgcttgaaatccaacgaaccaatcagagtgcgacatgtggcgcgacaattacatgtgattgaaaaaaaagttcaaaatttttattttttaaaaaaatttttgaaaattttttgaaatttttttttcaaaattttttttcgaatttttttttaatttagcatgtcgaattcaatcacatgtgattatcaaacccaatcacatgtgattgtaaaacacaatcacatgtgattctgtatgtcaaatccaatcacatgtgattggaaaaaaaattcaaaattttttttttcaaaaaaaaaatttcaataggaaatagactttaattcggtgatttgattaagtttgttagcgtttcgtgatcatatcttcaaaatctcagactttaattcggtgacttgatcaagttttgatcaaaaacttggtgtttaaagattttagcacaaatttactgaaattcgtcattttactaaataaaattttttcaattacatgtgattggatttgacatgcagaatcacatgtgattgggttttacaatcatatgtgattggcatgcagaatcacatgtgatttactgcatgtcaattcaatcacatgtgattaaaaaaaaattcgaaaaaaaatttagaatttttttttttcaatcacatgtgattatcgcgccatgtgtcgcactctgattgatcccttgaatctcaacttaaaacttggttttatttgaATATTTCTCTTCACTCCATAAGCTTAGAAAAATCTACTAATTTTGTTTTGAAAATATTAAAAGAAGCTTACTATTGTATAGTATGATTTCGTATTTTTTGTGCAAGTGCtattaaagttattaatttttaacTATGTTTAAACAATTGTCTTTTAAATTTTCATATGAGAATATCTATCAAAAGTTGTATATGTCATGTGTTGTACATTTAATTTATAtctctaaaatgataatgtcataaataaATCTTATTTAAGCTCAAAAAAATTCTAAAATAAAAGAGAAAATTTTAAAtactcatgatgatgtcattaaaataattattgtatttaataaaaaaaattaacatgttaattgtataatatatgaagcataatGTACAACTTTATGAAAAAACATCTCattaccatatgtacaatatttgagacattatgtacaaccttatgataaaacatattcataatcatatgtataaactttaaaacaaatagtacaatcttttacaaaacaccccataataatataataataattaaattattattatattattattcaaatgtgagttctctttacgggattaattacgttataaaTGTATACGAAATACATGTTTCAATAAAAGATGTAGTGTATGCTTTTATGACAAGAAAGATAGTAATTATGATAAAAAATTGAAAGATGgtggtgagagaataaatgtagttaaGTTATTCTGATCAATTTAAGTacgtcaatatgtttgtaaaaacaacgataactttcTTAGTCGAAattcgtgatttcacgggtcattaaattaaatgactttagcatttacgttcacttaatacctaaaacatatcatattaaactgtttcgtttagataaacccgtgatttcacgagtTAAAATAATATACTCGTAATATCTTTTCCCTGGGTACACAAACAGCTTGTGAAGTGATAGCCTATAGATGTAAGTAGGGACTATTTATATAAAGAAGTCCGAATTAGAAGGGTGTAAAAGGTTTGTTATCAAAGTAACGAACCAAAAAATCCCAAATCAATCGAGATGACCCGATTGAAAAGACACCAGTTGAATGTTGGAATCGAAATTCGAAATTGAATTTTAAGAAATCGAGAATGACATTAGCAGCTGGGATCGGGTATGTGCTACTAGCACTTGGGCCTTCTCTAGCCCTCTTTGTTACTCTCATCTCCTCTAAACCCTTTTTGATTCTCACCCTTCTTTCTAGGTAATGTTCATGATTTTTTAAGTGATTTTGTTACTTTTCATTTTTTAAAATTGTAGAATACAGTTATGTGTATGGATATTGATCTTGTGTAAGTGTTATTATGATGATAATTTGCTGGGGATTCATGTGTTAAGGTCCGTATATTGTTTCTGTATGTGAAAATGGGTCAGTTCAAGTTAATATCATCTGTCAAGTTAATATTTAATATAAGTGTTATAATGATGATAATTTGCTGAGGAAACGTGCCAAAATGATTTGGAACAGGCTTATTATTCATCCTGCAAGACTTATTAGCTAAGTTATGATAAAATGGTGAAGTTTGATCTTTTAGTTGTTTATGAAGTTATCAAGTGTTTCCGGGTCAACCTACCTGATCCGTCAATTATTGAAAATATTTGATTTTTGGGATGTATATCATTGTTACGGAATGCTATAGTTTTGGATAAAATTCGACGTTtggaaaatattttttttttttttggttttttttgttttgtttttggttTAGCTTGAGTTTAGATGATAATGTACGATGTTTGATATACGTTGTATGTTTGTGTAGTACGCTGGTGTGGTTGATTAGTTTGATTGTGTTGTCTGGAATTTGGAGAGTGTTTCTTCCACTGAAAACAGCAGCGTGGTGGCCTTATGCGATTATCCTATTGACTTCTATTGCTTTCCAAGAAGGTCTCCGCCTCCTTTTATGGAGAGCTTACAAGtacgtttttttttatttaattacttACGTAAACACTCTTTGTGGTGAACTTACAAGTATCTTATTCTTTTAATGGTTTCAAATTGCTACTTGAATATTTAcaagatgtgtgtgtgtgtgtgtgtgtgtgtgctcaCGCGTGTGTGGGTGTCTTGGCACTACTTCTAATATTCATTTTTTATATGAATCAAAAAAGGATGTATTGGATTTGTTAATTCAGAATTTTGACTTTTATTTTTGAGGAGTTGACTATGATGAAAATCTCTGCTTGTGCATTGATCAGGAAACTGGAACATGTGTTGGATGCCTTTGCTGACAGAGTTGCTAAACCACGCCTCTATCTTACTGATAAGATGCAAATCGCCCTTGGTAATATCATCACTTCTATAATGAttccatgtatatgtatatatttttcatTCAACTAGATGTATTTAACTTTCAAAACTTAAAACATGTTAATTGACATATATAACTCTATTATATGATGATGCTAAGTACAATACATATAGGTATTGAATGACATTATAAGTACATTTATTTACTTACTCTCTGACTACTTTTGGTATGGAGACATTGGATTATATTTCAGTTCCAGTTTTCAGTAAATTTCtcatatatatgtattcatatctTGTTAAGACTATCGTATCTCGCCTCTTACATATACTTCACTTTATACTTGGATccttatatattttaaaaatataattgaAAAACTTAACAATATACAACTAACATGAATATTGTGCTAACATATATGCCCAATGGTATAATATCAAATTTTGGGTTATTAGACGTATAATGTCAGTGTTAGAATAAAACTTGTCAACTTAAGTTTTGTTGCATcttcaaggttttttttttttccccCCCCTGAAGAATAGGCAAATTCATTATGTAGATTTCAGCTCAGTGTAACCAAAAGAAAACAGATAGGATTGACAGCTGTTAAATTGTGTGCAGCTGGTGGTCTTGGTCATGGTGTGGCTCATGCCGTATTTTTCTGCCTCAGTCTTTTAACTCCTTCATTTGGTCCTGCAACATTTTATGTTGACAGGTGCTCTTATGCTCCATTTTTTCTCATTTCTGGCAAGTATACTCTCAATCTCTACGTATATTACTTTATGTTGAAATTTGCAGTATTTATTTTTCATGGAAAAGCGTTGTGTTTTGCATTGTTATTTTTACAAATTACCGGTGGCGGTTTAAACTGTCTATGTGAAAGCTGTTTGATTTAGATTTTAGCTCCTGACATAATCTAAACCATCACAAGATAGCCCAGTGGTTGGGGCCTGAGTTCCTTGCAATAGGTCTCATGCACAAATCCTGTCTAGGACAAATATTTTGTGGTGgtcaggga
This genomic interval carries:
- the LOC139897456 gene encoding gamma-secretase subunit APH1-like; protein product: MTLAAGIGYVLLALGPSLALFVTLISSKPFLILTLLSSTLVWLISLIVLSGIWRVFLPLKTAAWWPYAIILLTSIAFQEGLRLLLWRAYKKLEHVLDAFADRVAKPRLYLTDKMQIALAGGLGHGVAHAVFFCLSLLTPSFGPATFYVDRCSYAPFFLISAIISLAFVTIHTFSMVIAFNGYAQGNKSDQLIVPAIHLIAGTLTLVNLASGGCIVGIPLLYVVALSTLAYCGNMVWRRLTETRIRLERPTQ